The following proteins come from a genomic window of Halomarina ordinaria:
- a CDS encoding alpha/beta fold hydrolase produces the protein MRLRTLLTGAVAAVGGLAAGNRLLESRASTPRPPLGRAPETYRWRGFDVSYTEAGDPDDPDLLLVHGVNAAGSSAEFAAVFDTLAENYHVVAPDLPGFGLSDRPPLMYSASLYETFLVDFAGDVTEDATVVASSLSGAYAAQAAEHVDFAELVLVCPTATTMPGRRVWVRSLLRTPLVGQALFNALASERSLRYFQRDHGFYDMSHADDEWVAYRWQLTHQPGARFAPASFVSGFLDSDVDLGATLADLDVPVTVVWGRDADILPVERGEDLADEADARFVVFDETLLLPHYEHPAEFAALVRGELAEKTEYANVQ, from the coding sequence ATGCGACTTCGAACGCTCCTGACCGGTGCGGTCGCCGCCGTCGGCGGCCTCGCGGCCGGGAACCGACTGCTCGAATCGCGCGCGTCGACGCCCCGCCCGCCGCTCGGGCGCGCGCCCGAGACCTACCGCTGGCGCGGGTTCGACGTCTCCTACACCGAGGCTGGCGACCCCGACGACCCGGACCTGCTGCTCGTCCACGGCGTCAACGCCGCCGGGTCGAGCGCCGAGTTCGCCGCCGTCTTCGACACGCTCGCCGAGAACTACCACGTCGTCGCGCCCGACCTCCCCGGGTTCGGCCTCTCGGACCGCCCGCCGCTGATGTACTCGGCGTCGCTCTACGAGACGTTCCTGGTCGACTTCGCGGGGGACGTCACGGAGGACGCGACGGTCGTCGCCTCCTCGCTCTCGGGTGCGTACGCCGCGCAGGCCGCCGAACACGTCGACTTCGCCGAACTCGTCCTCGTCTGTCCCACCGCGACGACGATGCCCGGCCGACGGGTGTGGGTCCGCTCGCTCCTGCGCACGCCGCTCGTCGGGCAGGCGCTGTTCAACGCCCTCGCGAGCGAGCGCTCGCTGCGCTACTTCCAGCGCGACCACGGCTTCTACGACATGTCCCACGCCGACGACGAGTGGGTCGCCTACCGCTGGCAGCTCACCCACCAGCCGGGCGCGCGCTTCGCGCCCGCCTCGTTCGTCAGCGGCTTCCTCGACTCCGACGTGGACCTCGGGGCGACGCTCGCCGACCTCGACGTCCCCGTCACCGTCGTCTGGGGGCGCGACGCGGACATCCTGCCCGTCGAGCGCGGCGAGGACCTCGCCGACGAGGCCGACGCGCGCTTCGTCGTCTTCGACGAGACACTCCTGCTCCCGCACTACGAGCACCCCGCCGAGTTCGCGGCGCTCGTCAGGGGTGAACTCGCGGAGAAGACCGAGTACGCGAACGTCCAGTAG
- the meaB gene encoding methylmalonyl Co-A mutase-associated GTPase MeaB, whose amino-acid sequence MNDANRDLLDDLLAGEHRALARVISKIEDRSPGYRDLVSALHEHTGDADVVGITGSPGAGKSTLVDKLAKHYRDEGLTVGVIAIDPSSPFTGGSVLGDRIRMASNVGDMDVFFRSMSARGSLGGLSTATADAVKALDAFGKDVVLVETVGAGQNEIDIVKAADTVAVLVPPGSGDDIQMLKAGILEIGDVFVVNKADMPGADRTVQELREMIHTRGDYTETGHHGDDALQVVEPDLAEEDGWEPQLVETVAKSGEGVPELVEVLADHVEYLEASGTREERARQRYAEEIRTLLREDTNRLLAREIDRRGGLEAFVDAVVARESDPYTVADDLVDPLAECLAEGSN is encoded by the coding sequence ATGAACGACGCCAACCGGGACCTCCTCGACGACCTGCTCGCCGGCGAGCACCGCGCGCTCGCCCGGGTCATCTCGAAGATAGAGGACCGCTCGCCGGGCTACCGCGACCTCGTGAGCGCGCTCCACGAGCACACGGGCGACGCCGACGTCGTCGGCATCACCGGCAGTCCGGGCGCGGGCAAGTCGACGCTCGTCGACAAACTCGCCAAACACTACCGCGACGAAGGGCTGACCGTCGGCGTCATCGCCATCGACCCCTCCTCGCCGTTCACCGGCGGGTCCGTCCTCGGCGACCGCATCCGGATGGCGTCGAACGTCGGCGACATGGACGTGTTCTTCCGGTCGATGAGCGCCCGCGGCAGCCTCGGCGGCCTCTCGACGGCCACCGCGGACGCGGTGAAGGCCCTCGACGCCTTCGGGAAGGACGTCGTCCTCGTCGAGACGGTCGGCGCCGGCCAGAACGAGATAGACATCGTGAAGGCCGCCGACACGGTGGCCGTCCTCGTCCCCCCCGGCAGCGGCGACGACATCCAGATGCTGAAGGCCGGCATCCTCGAAATCGGCGACGTCTTCGTCGTCAACAAGGCGGACATGCCCGGCGCCGACCGCACCGTCCAGGAACTCCGCGAGATGATACACACGCGGGGGGACTACACCGAGACGGGCCACCACGGCGACGACGCCCTCCAGGTGGTCGAACCCGACCTCGCGGAGGAGGACGGCTGGGAGCCCCAACTCGTCGAGACGGTCGCCAAGAGCGGCGAGGGCGTCCCGGAACTCGTCGAGGTCCTCGCCGACCACGTCGAGTACCTCGAGGCGTCCGGCACCCGCGAGGAGCGCGCGCGCCAGCGCTACGCCGAGGAGATCCGCACGCTCCTGCGCGAGGACACGAACCGCCTGCTCGCCCGCGAGATCGACCGACGCGGTGGGCTGGAGGCGTTCGTCGACGCGGTCGTCGCGCGCGAGAGCGACCCCTACACCGTCGCGGACGACCTCGTCGACCCGCTGGCGGAGTGTCTCGCCGAGGGCAGTAATTAA
- a CDS encoding cobalamin B12-binding domain-containing protein codes for MSTDQGQRTIRCLVAKVGLDGHDRGAHVIARAFRDAGFEVIYSGLHRSPDEVVQAAVQEDVDVIGISILSGAHNTLVPKILDGLDEYGALSDTLVIVGGIIPEDDRPALREAGVSEIFGPGASMDETVEFVRRNAPERE; via the coding sequence ATGAGTACCGACCAGGGTCAGCGCACCATCCGATGTCTCGTCGCGAAGGTCGGCCTCGACGGACACGACCGCGGCGCACACGTCATCGCCCGGGCGTTCCGCGACGCCGGGTTCGAAGTCATCTACTCGGGACTGCACCGCTCGCCCGACGAGGTCGTCCAGGCGGCCGTCCAGGAGGACGTCGACGTCATCGGCATCTCCATCCTCTCGGGAGCGCACAACACGCTCGTCCCGAAGATACTCGACGGACTCGACGAGTACGGCGCGCTCTCCGATACGCTGGTCATCGTCGGCGGCATCATCCCAGAGGACGACCGCCCGGCCCTGCGCGAGGCGGGCGTCTCGGAGATATTCGGTCCCGGGGCGTCGATGGACGAGACCGTCGAGTTCGTCCGCCGCAACGCCCCCGAGCGCGAATGA
- a CDS encoding DUF420 domain-containing protein, producing the protein MATASSENPVKAHPKAVTAVLSVVGYALVIGAFEGLVPIFPPLSEATVILFSDLIAVVNTMALTALLVGWYFIRAGEVRRHRAAMLTAFSLILVFLVLYLWKVGGGFEKSIVIEEGQFLASYAGIVEPLYLAMLAIHILLSVVAVPVVLYAVVLGLTHTPAELRETAHARVGRVAVTAWSLSLFLGVVTYVMLNHVYSWEVRGEVLLLLAAPARGWLDRLRE; encoded by the coding sequence ATGGCCACAGCGTCCTCCGAGAACCCCGTGAAGGCCCACCCGAAGGCCGTCACGGCGGTGCTCTCGGTCGTCGGCTACGCGCTCGTCATCGGCGCGTTCGAGGGACTGGTCCCCATCTTCCCCCCGCTGTCGGAGGCGACCGTCATCCTGTTCTCCGACCTCATCGCCGTCGTGAACACGATGGCGCTCACCGCCCTCCTCGTCGGCTGGTACTTCATCAGAGCCGGCGAGGTGCGCCGCCACCGCGCCGCGATGCTCACCGCCTTCTCGCTCATCCTCGTGTTCCTCGTGCTCTACCTCTGGAAGGTCGGCGGGGGCTTCGAGAAGAGCATCGTCATCGAGGAGGGGCAGTTCCTCGCGTCGTACGCAGGTATCGTCGAACCGCTCTACCTCGCCATGCTCGCGATTCACATCCTCCTGTCGGTGGTGGCGGTCCCCGTCGTGCTCTACGCCGTCGTCCTCGGCCTCACCCACACCCCGGCGGAACTGCGCGAGACGGCTCACGCCCGCGTCGGCCGGGTCGCCGTCACGGCGTGGTCGCTCAGCCTCTTCCTCGGCGTGGTCACGTACGTCATGCTCAACCACGTCTACTCGTGGGAGGTGCGCGGCGAGGTCCTCCTCCTGCTCGCGGCCCCGGCGCGCGGGTGGCTCGACCGCCTTCGCGAGTGA